The sequence below is a genomic window from Halomonas halophila.
CCGCCCTTCTCCGGAGGGCGGCGGCGTCGCGTCAGGCCCCCAGCACGCCGTCCAGCCGCGCCAGCGCCGCTTCCAGCTGGGTCGCGGTGGTGCCGAAGTTGAGCCGCGCGAAGCCCGGCCGACCGAAGGGCGCCCCGTCGGACAGCGCCACCCCGGCGCGGTCGAGCAGCACGCGCTGGGGCGAGGCCACGCCCTCCAGTGCCGGCGCCTCGCGCAGGTCGAGCCAGGCCAGATAGGTGGCCTCGGGCGGCGTCATGGTCACGCCCGGCCAGCGCGCCACGCGCTCAATCAGCCGCGCCCGATGGGTACGCAGTGTCTCGAGCAGCGCCTGGCGCCAGGGATCGCCGTGACGATAGGCGGCCTCGGCGGCCACCAGGCCGAGCACGTTGCCGTCCGGCTGCAGCCCCTTGGCCATGGCCGCGAAACGGCGACGCAGGCCGGCATCGGGAATCACCGCGCAGGCGGCGGTCAGCCCGGCCAGGTTGAAGGTCTTCGACGGCGCCCACAGCGTCAGGATCCGCTCGGCCAGCTGCGGATAGGCGGCGGCCAGCGGCCGGTGCCGTGCCCCCTCGTCGAGCATCAGGTCGGCGTGCAGCTCGTCGGAGACCACGATCAGATCGTGGCGCTCGACCAGCTCGGCCAAGCCGTCGAGCTCGTCGTCGCGCCACACGCGGCCAGTGGGATTGTGCGGCTGGCACCACAGCAGCAGCCGGGTCTTGGGGGTGATCGCCGCTTCCAGGGCGTCGAGGTCCAGCCGCCAATCGTCGCCCGGCGTCTCGGGCGGACGCATCGCGGCCTGCTGGGCCAGGCGACCGGTGCGCTCGGCCACCTGCAGGAAGGGCGGATAGATCGGCGTCACCGTCAGCACGCCGTCGCCCGGCTCGGTCAGCGCCAGGCTGGCCAGATGCAGCGCCGGCACCACCCCCGGCAGCCACAGCTGCCAGCCGGGCGCGATGTCCCAGCCGTAGTGCGTGGCACTCCAGTCGCACAGCGCCTGGCGCAGGCTATCCGGCACCCGGCCGTAGCCGTAGACGCCGTGGTCGACCCGGGCGCGCAGCGCCTCGATCACCGCCGGCGGCGAGCGGAAGTCCATGTCGGCGACCCACAGCGGCAGCACGTCCTCGCCGTACCGATGCCATTTCTGTGACGGCCAGTCGCCCTCGGGCGGGTGGCGTCGCTCCACGGGCGTGGCAAAATCGAACTCCATTGCGTTCCCTGCTCCCAGAGGCCATGAACAATGACTGAAACCATGCCGCAAGGCGGCTTCTATGCCAAGGTACGCCGCGGCCTGCCCGGCCTCATCGCCCGCTGGCAGGACATCGGCCGCGACTCGCCGGATCGCCTGGCGCTGATCCTGGCCGAGACCGCCCGGGTGGCCAAGCTGGGCGAGCCCGCAGCCACGCCCGACGCCGCCACCCTGACCGCCTGGGCAGACCCCGAGGCGCCCGAGGAAGTGCCGCTGTGGGCCGGCCGCACCGCGCTGTTCCTGCTGGTGCAGATGCCGGCCCGGCCGCTGCCGGTCGATGATGACGAGGCCTGCGCCTGGGCCTACTGCTGGCTGCGCAACCGCGACCCGGACAGCTACGAGGCCGCCCGCGACGCCCTCCCCGAGCACCTTCGCGAGCCGCTGGATGCCGCCCTCAAGGCCGCCTGGACGGATCGCCAAGGACTGCGCCTGGTATGACGCCGCGCCCATGTCTTCAGGAGGCGGCCTGGCCGAACCGCCAGGGCCTCCGGCTGGTGTAACGCCCGCCCACCACATCAGCGCCGGCGCGCGGCCTTCTTGGGCTTGAAGCCCGCCGGCTTGGTGGCCAGCCATTCGACGAAAGCACGAACCTCCGGATGCGCCAGCAGCGCCTCCCGGCTGCGATAATGCTCGGCCAGCTCGCGCTCGCCGAGCACCGCGTGGATGTGCTTGTGGCAGGCGTGACACAGCCACAGGATCGCCGTCAGCCGCTCGGCACGATCGAATCGACGCCGATAGCGCGCCTTGCCGTGCAGGGCGCGGGGAATCAGATGATGCCGGGTCAGCGGCGCCGCCCGGCCGCACAGCTCGCAGCCCTCGGGGCGGGGCGGCGGCGAGAGATCGTGTCCGACCATGGCCCTCTCCACGACGATACATGCCTCTAGGATAAGGAAAATCACATGGACGTTCCGCTTACCTGGCAGCTGGCCAAGCTCGCGGTCTCGATCGGCGTGGTGCTCGGCCTGTCGATGATCGCCGAGCGCGTCAGCACCCGCGTCGCCGGACTGCTCTCCGGCTATCCGCTGGGCACCGCCATCGCGCTGTTCTTCATCGGCCTCGAGCTCTCGCCCGTCTTCGCCGCCGAGAGCGCGGTGCACACCCTGGCCGGGTTCACGGCGACCCTGGCGCTGGGCGGCGGCTACCTGCTCGGCGGCCGTCGCGACGGCCTGGCGGGCATCGCGCTGGGCACCCTGACGGGGCTCGCCTGCTGGCTCGCCACCAGCCTGGTGCTGACCCGGATCGACTTCGATCGCGTCACCGGCACCCTGACGACGCTGGCCGCCATCGCCGTGTTCACCTGGCTCTATCGCCGGGTGCCGGACATCAAGGCCAGTCCCAAGGGCGGCTTCTCCTGGCCCGCCCTGGCGCTGCGCGCCGGCCTCGCCGCGGGCATCATCTTCCTGATCACCGGCCTCGCCCACGTGGTGCCCTCGGCCTGGGCCGGGGTGATGGCGGCCTTCCCGGTGACCATGTATCCGTTCCTGGTGATCCTGCACCTGACCCAGGGTGCCGCGCCCACGGCTACCGTGATCAAGCACTATCCCGCTGGGCTCGGCTCGCTGCTGTGGTACGCCCTGGTGGTTTCGCTGACCTACGACAGCCTCGGCCTGTGGCCGGGCACGCTGCTGGGCTTCGCCGCGGCCACGCTGTGGCTGCTCGGCTGGACCCGGCTGCAGCGCTGGTGGCGCGAGCGCCGCACGCCGTCAGCGCGCGGCTGAAAGGGCCGCCGACCCGCCCATTGACCAAGCGCTTGCTCGGCGGCGATGCTGACAGGCCGGCCATGATCGACGAGGACGCCCATGTTCACGCGCACCATCGAACCCGCTTTCTACGACACCGATGCCCTGGGGCACATCAACAACACCCGCCTGCCGGCCTGGTTCGAGCTGGCGCGCAATGACCTCTTCCGGCTGTTCACGCCGGACCTCGACCCGGGCCGCTGGCGGCTGATCATGGCGCGCATGGAGATCGACTACCGGGCCGAGCTCTACTACGGCCAGGACATCGAGATCCGCACCTATCTCACTCGCCTCGGCACCAGCTCCTTCACCGTGACCCAGGAGGCCTGGCAGTCGGGCCGACTGGCCAACCTGGGGCATACCGTACTGGTCCACTACGATCATCAGGCCAAGGGGGCGGTCCCCCTCGAGGGCGCGCTCCGCGAGGCCCTCGCCGCCCACCTGCAAGACACGGAGACCCAGGACGCATGACCCCCGCCATCAAGGCCCTGGAAAAGGCCGGCGTGGCCTTCGAGACGGCCAGCTACGAGCATGACCCGCGCCGCCCCGCCTACGGCGAGGAGGCTGCCGAGGCCCTGGGCCTGCCCGCCGAGTCGGTGTTCAAGACCCTGCTCGCACGCCTCGACGACGGCCGGATGGCGATGGCCATCGTGCCGGTCTCCGGCCAGCTCGACCTCAAGGCGCTGGCCCGGGCGGCCGGTGCCCGCAAGGCGCAGATGGCCGAGTCCGCCGAGGCCGAACGCGCCACCGGCTATGTGGTCGGCGGCATCAGCCCGCTGGGCCAGAAGAAGCGCCTGCCGGCCTTCATCGACGCCAGCGCCGAGGCGCTGGCGCGCTTCCACGTCAGCGGCGGACGCCGCGGCCTGGAGCTCGCCCTCGCCCCGGCCGACCTGGCGCGACTGCTGTCGGCGACCTTCGCCCCCCTGGCACGCTGAGCCGAACGCCGCCGTCTGCGGTCCCAGTCGTATCCGCCCCATCGATCCCAAGGAAGCCCCATGGCCATCCGCTACGATCTCTGGCTCGATCCCGATAACGTCGCTCGCCATCGCGCCGTCGAGGCCGACCTGGAGAACTTCTTCCTCGAGCGCTTCGCCGACTACCCGCATATCCGCTTGTTCGGGGCAGACCCCTACGATTATGATGCGCCCTTCAACCGCCTCTACGATGTCCTGATCGCGCGCGGCGGCGAGTACTGCGAACGGCACTGGCACTACGTGCCCACCCCCGAGCAGCTCAACCGCACCTTCTTTCGCGCCGTGGGACGCTCGACCAAGTTCATACGAGACGACCCCGACGATGGTGATTCAACCTGACACCCTGCCCGACGAGCGCCAGCTCGCCGTCATCGCCGCGCAGCTCGGCCGCGCGCCCCGCGGCATCGAGGCGCTGGCCGCCACCGACGGCGAGGGCACGCCGCTGGTGCTGCGCATGGCGCCCATCGTCGACGAAACGCCCTTCCCGACGCTCTACTGGCTGAGCGACGAGCGGCTCAAGATCGAGCTGTCGCGCATCGAGGCCGCCGGCGTGATCAAGACCCTCGAGGCCCGGCTGAAGGAGGACCCCGAGTTCCTGGCCGCCTATCACCAGAGCCACGAGGACTACGTGGCCGCCCGCTGGGGCTACATGAGCGAGGCCCAGCGCGCCGAGGTCGAGCGCCGCGGCTACGGCGACGTGCTTCGCCAGCGCGGCATCGGCGGCATCGCCAACTGGGACCAGGTGCGCTGCCTGCACACCCAGTACGCCCATCATCTGTGCGGTCACAACGTCATCGGTCAGTGGGTGGACGCCGAATACGGCGTCATCGACCTGCTGCCCTGAGCGGTCGGCCGTGGCATGGCGAGATCACACGAGGGCGCCTGACGGCGCCCTTCTTGCGTCGGCACGCCGACGACCACGCATCAAGGAGGACATCATGTCGAGATTCTGCGTCTATCTGGGCTCGCGGGACGGCCACGACCCGCGCTTTCTCGTCGCCGCCCGGACGCTGGGCGAGGCGCTGGCCCGCCGAGGCCACTCGCTGGTCTACGGCGGCGCCCGCGTGGGCATGATGGGCGAGCTGGCCGACAGCGTGCTGGCGGCCGGCGGTGAGGTGATCGGCGTGATGCCGGATCATCTGGTGGAGCGCGAGCAGGCGCACCTGGCGCTGACCCGGCTGATCCGCGTGCGCAACATGCACGAACGCAAGGCCAGCATGGCCGCCCACTGCGATGCCTTCATCGCCCTACCCGGCGGCATCGGCACCCTGGAGGAGCTGTTCGAGGCCTGGACCTGGCGCTATCTGGGGCTGCACGACAAGCCGATCGGCCTGCTCGACACCGCCGGTTTCTATTCGCCGCTGCTGACCTTCCTCGACAGCACCGTGGAGCACGGTTTCCTCAACGCCCGCACCCGCCAGGACCTGCTCGCCGCCGAGGCGCCCGAGGCGCTGCTCGACGCCCTGGAGGCGCGCCTGGCCGTCGCCTGAGGCGTTTCACGCCCCACGACGCAGACCGCCCGGCACGGGGCCGGGCGGTCGAGAGCATCACGGGGCGTCATCGCCGTCTCAGTCGGCGATCTCCAGCGTGCGCTGGTAGGTGAGCTGCAGCAGCAGGGCGTCTTCCCCGGCGCGGTGGCGATGGATGCCACGCTCCTCGATGATCGCTTCCTTGATGTCGCTCCAGCGCGCCATCTGCGCCTCGCTGAGCAGGCGGCGCAGGGCCTCGAGGCGGAAGGCGGGCAGCATGCCCGCGTGGTGGAAGAGCAGCGACAGCCAGGTGTTGTCGTAGCCCCAGCTGTCGCTGTAGGCCACGCCGACCTCGGCCAGCTCGTCGTTGAGCCAGCGCGCCACCTGACGTACCGGGTGGCCCTCGCGCGCCAGGCGATTGCGCGAGATGCCATGCAGGAGTTCCGCCTTGGGATCCCAGTGCGTCCACTCGTCCAGGGGCTGGATCA
It includes:
- a CDS encoding DUF501 domain-containing protein; its protein translation is MVIQPDTLPDERQLAVIAAQLGRAPRGIEALAATDGEGTPLVLRMAPIVDETPFPTLYWLSDERLKIELSRIEAAGVIKTLEARLKEDPEFLAAYHQSHEDYVAARWGYMSEAQRAEVERRGYGDVLRQRGIGGIANWDQVRCLHTQYAHHLCGHNVIGQWVDAEYGVIDLLP
- the ybaK gene encoding Cys-tRNA(Pro) deacylase; the encoded protein is MTPAIKALEKAGVAFETASYEHDPRRPAYGEEAAEALGLPAESVFKTLLARLDDGRMAMAIVPVSGQLDLKALARAAGARKAQMAESAEAERATGYVVGGISPLGQKKRLPAFIDASAEALARFHVSGGRRGLELALAPADLARLLSATFAPLAR
- a CDS encoding MalY/PatB family protein produces the protein MEFDFATPVERRHPPEGDWPSQKWHRYGEDVLPLWVADMDFRSPPAVIEALRARVDHGVYGYGRVPDSLRQALCDWSATHYGWDIAPGWQLWLPGVVPALHLASLALTEPGDGVLTVTPIYPPFLQVAERTGRLAQQAAMRPPETPGDDWRLDLDALEAAITPKTRLLLWCQPHNPTGRVWRDDELDGLAELVERHDLIVVSDELHADLMLDEGARHRPLAAAYPQLAERILTLWAPSKTFNLAGLTAACAVIPDAGLRRRFAAMAKGLQPDGNVLGLVAAEAAYRHGDPWRQALLETLRTHRARLIERVARWPGVTMTPPEATYLAWLDLREAPALEGVASPQRVLLDRAGVALSDGAPFGRPGFARLNFGTTATQLEAALARLDGVLGA
- a CDS encoding acyl-CoA thioesterase — translated: MFTRTIEPAFYDTDALGHINNTRLPAWFELARNDLFRLFTPDLDPGRWRLIMARMEIDYRAELYYGQDIEIRTYLTRLGTSSFTVTQEAWQSGRLANLGHTVLVHYDHQAKGAVPLEGALREALAAHLQDTETQDA
- a CDS encoding LOG family protein produces the protein MSRFCVYLGSRDGHDPRFLVAARTLGEALARRGHSLVYGGARVGMMGELADSVLAAGGEVIGVMPDHLVEREQAHLALTRLIRVRNMHERKASMAAHCDAFIALPGGIGTLEELFEAWTWRYLGLHDKPIGLLDTAGFYSPLLTFLDSTVEHGFLNARTRQDLLAAEAPEALLDALEARLAVA